A stretch of DNA from Nyctibius grandis isolate bNycGra1 chromosome 30, bNycGra1.pri, whole genome shotgun sequence:
AGGCGAGCTGGAAAAGCATGCCTGCTGTCAGGGATCCCTCAGAGGGGCAAGGGCACTGGCTTAAAATGAGTAAGTTGTGGCCAGGCTTTGCAGTCCTGGGTCAGCCAGCATTGGTGTTCCCTGGGCAGCAATCCTTGGGGCTGCCGGGGCTCAGGGCTGTGTTGGGGAAGGCATCCAGGTGGGTTGGAGACCCCCCGATGCTGCTGGGGACCAGGCTGGGCGGCAGCGGGGTCTGATGGCTGTGTGTCCCTCAGGCTTTCCGGACGGTGGAGATCAAGCGCTGGGTCATCTGTGCCATGATCGGCATCCTCACCGGCCTCGTCGCCTGCTTCATCGACATCGTGGTGGAGAACCTGGCTGGGCTGAAGTACCGGGTGGTGAAGGGCAGTATCCTCCCACGGAGCCGTGGCCGCTGGCCAGCTGGGAGCTCTGGGATCTCCGGTCCTGGTAGCTACaaggggggtgctgggggagagggTAGTGTTTTGTGCCACCCAAGGTGCTGCCAAGTGCCCGACTGCTCTGCGGGGCTGAGCTGTGGCTGGGCACTGCCATAACGGAGGAGAATCcttgcagcagccctggctgcgCTCAGTGCACATGATCCGCTGTGCTGCCGCAGCCCAAGGAGCATTTCAGCGGCGTGTTATCAGGGTGGGAGGGGTGGGACCCAATTGATACTGGCCTTTCCTTGAGCTGCCTCCCCAGACATCGACAAGTTCACAGAGAAAGGGGGCCTGTCTTTCTCCCTGTTACTCTGGGCCACCCTGAATGCCAGCGTGGTGATGGTGGGCTCCGTGATCGTGGCGTTCATAGAGGTAAGAGTTTGGAAGTGGCCTGTGTAGGGTACCCCTATGCCTCCTGCCGCGGCTCTTTACATGGGAGAAGCAGGATCGTGTCTGCAGAAAACATGCAAATTTGTGTAATGGCAAATGTTTCTACCAGATTGGCTCTTGGTAGCCCCAGTTCCTCGGCGTTggctccagctgtgctgtggggTTTCTCCCGGGGTGTCAGACTGGCAGGACACGCTGCCCTTCACTGACAGCCCTGGGCAGAGGGTGTGCTCCAGCCTTGGGCGCAGGCGCAGCTCTCGCCAGCCTTGACCCCGGCTCAGCCTCTCGCGTTGGGCGTACAGGAGCACCCGCAGAGAGCAGGCTGGTTGGGTGCCTTGGGGATGTGCTCGGGAGGACAAGCCAGAGACTGGGGCCGGTTATGGCTGGGAGGGGGTGATGGCTCCCTGCGGGCCACTCTGAGTCAGCAGTGTCTTCCTTGTGGCTTTGCCCTTGCTCTCCCTGGCCACCAAGTGTGAGCCTCCTGCAGCACTGGGCCTCTCGCCATGGCACGGTGGTGGGAACACCCTGGTGTCCCCCAAGAACCCAGCCAGGTCCTTCTCCCTGGCACATTTGCCCTTAGGGGCTGTGGGTGCTTCCCTCAAGCCCACCTCCAGAGCCTGGGGGTAGGCTTTGGCCTCATCTCTGAGCCTCCCCTTGGTGTGTCCTGTGCTGAGAGACAGGAGTAAGGTGGCCAGTGTGTCCCCATGCTGTACGTGGCAGCCACTCACgctctccctgctccccgcAGCCCGTCGCAGCCGGCAGCGGCATTCCCCAGATCAAATGCTATCTCAATGGCGTGAAGATCCCACACGTTGTCCGCCTCAAGGTAGGAAGCGGGAGGTGGTGGGATGCGTGCCTTCTGCCCCTGATGGGGCCACCTCTGCCGGGCTAGCCTGGGTGCCTTGTGTCCTCGTGGGGTGGTCCCTGCCCATGCTGCCCCGCTCCGTAGCTGTTCCCCCGGCGTCGGGTGGTTAAACCTCCCGCCCTGGGATCGGCAGCTGGCGCTGGGAAGAGCAGCTTTGGGTCGCTCTTTGCTCTGGCCAAGAAGAAAGTTGGCCAACCCCATCACCACGATGGGGGTGCTGAGAGTCACAAGCTCCCCGGGGTCGCTGGCTCCCGCCCCTGCGGCTGGCTGGGTCCGTGTCCCCCATGGCTGCCGCAGCCGTGTCCCCCATGCCACCTGTGCGATGTGCTGTGCCTGTCGTCTCTGTTTTGCAGACCCTGGTGATCAAAGTCTGCGGGGTCATCCTCTCGGTGGTGGGCGGCCTGGCCGTTGGGAAGGTGATGTGCACGACGCGTGCTCCGGCACGCTGCTGGCGTGGGGTTACCCGCTGCAGGCACACGTGCCACAGCCTGTCACCGGTCCTGCGCTGGGGACGGGCGCTGGGGGCCCTGCAGTCGCTGCCCAAGTTTATTCCCTGGTCTGGCCAAGGTGACCACGGCGTGGCCAGGCTTGGGGAGCCCCTGGGGTGCGCCGTGCCACCGATCCGGCCTGCGTGGGCCTTGGGtgagggcaggagagcagcagcctaCGTCCATCGGTGGTCGTCCCTGCAAGCGTTGGGTGGGGGACACCTGGGTGCCCCGTTGGGTCCTTTCTAGCTCGCTGGGATTGAAGACAGGCAAGGGAAGCTCCTGTCCCCTGGGCTGGTGGGAACAGGAGGTGGCTACGGGAGCTGCTTGCTAGAATGAGGATTTAAGTGGGGGAAAATGGCAAGGTCTGTGTTTCCCGGAGGGAAATCCTCCTGGCCAGCTGCCTTAGGGCTGCGAGCAGCATTCAACCATCCCTGACTGTCCCAGGGGTTCTTCCTTCTCCGCTCTGACTCTGCTCTCCTGTGTGTAGGAAGGACCCATGATTCACTCCGGAGCGGTGATTGCTGCTGGGATCTCCCAGGGAAGATCCACGTCTTTAAAGCGAGACTTCAAGGTTGGTGGTGAGGGCTgaggggctgtgctgcaggtcCCCTTCTGTGCCCAAACCGGGCTGTTCCTTGGGGTCACACATGGCATACCCTGTGTCTCCCCTAAACTCACGCCTGTGGCCAGCCCTAAACCTGCCTTTGCTTCGGTGTTTCAGATCTTCGAGTACTTCCGCAGAGACACGGAAAAGAGGGACTTTGTCTCGGccggagctgctgctggtgtctCGGCTGCCTTCGGTGCCCCCGTGGGTGCGTGTCTTGCCTCTCTGAGGACGCTGAGCGGTGCCTCCACACGGATCTCAGCAGGAGGTTGCTCCCACTTGCATGGAGGCAGCTGCCGAGatctgcctgcagctctgcaggagccCTCCCACAGAGTGCCCGGCCCCACTCCGGGCTGTCCTGCCCCACCACGCAGGTCttgggaagaggggagggggatTATATGTCTCGGATCCCAAATGTTGCCTccctgggatggaggagggCAGTGGAGGGACTTCGCTGCAATCAGTACATCACTGATGGCTTGGTGGGCCTGCCGGTCCCTTTGCTAGAGCCTGTGAGGGCTGGGCCAGCACGGGGCACGTGGGCTGGGATGAATTTGGGTGCCTCGGCTGACACTGTGAACCGAGGGTCTGTGGCACGTGCCCCTGTGAAGGTGTTTGTGTCTTGCATTTGCAGGGGGGGTCCTCTTCAGCTTGGAGGAAGGGGCTTCCTTCTGGAACCAGTTCCTGACATGGAGAATTGTAAGTgctggagagcaggagcagtAAATGGAGGGCTGTGGGCTCCAGTGTGAGGCAGTGCCCTTTCCCAGTGCCCTGCAGCCCCGGGGCTCctgccatccctgccccagcGTAATGCATCCCAGGGAACAGCATCCCAGCTCCCCTTCTGCGCCCTGCTCCTCAGGGGCTGCATTTGGACCTCACTGAGCTCCATCTTGCTGCCAACCCATTGCCAAGGGGGCTGCCTTGGGCTGTGCCCCAGGGCAACGGAGAGGCAAGCCCCTGCTCGGTGTAAGCTGCCCAGTGCTATCACAGGGATTGTGGCCTCTTGTCCTGCTCCGCCCTGGGTACCAAGCCCTACCCAAGGGTCTCGGGGGGTGATTTGGGGTAGTGCAAGGGGCATGTGgtgagggagcagggctggaggcatCTGGCAGTGACTCTGGGCTGCGTCTCCTTCCAGTTCTTTGCCTCCATGATCTCTACGTTCACTTTGAACTCTGTCCTGAGCGTTTACCACGGCAACGCTTGGGATCTCTCCAGCCCTGGGCTCATCAACTTCGGCAGGTTTGATAATGAGGTATGGCACAGATATTCCCCTGGTAGGGCTCTGTTAGGGGGGGTTAGAAGCAGCCCACAGCAGCTTGGGGCCACCAGTCTGTCTTAAAACATCAGCCAGGGGCTGAGGCAGGCTCTGCCCGAGCAGCCTGTGGGGCCTGGCCAGATCCCAGCTTTACCAGCCCCAGCAGAAGGCTTTTCTGCAGCCACTGCTTGgtctgggggctgtggggtgtcTGGGCGAGACTTTGGGGCAGCTCTGGGAGCCACTTGCCAGTGCAGGCTTGTGCTGTCCCAGCAGACAGTGactggctgcagggctgcagatGGGCCAGGAGACCTGAAACCcctttcttgcttgcttgcaGAAAATGGGATACACGATCCAGGAAATTCCCATCTTCATCTTCATGGGAGTGGTTGGTAAGAGAGTGCTGCTCTTGCCATTGGATTAGTCAGAGTAATTTCCTCTGTTCTGTGTCTGGGTCTAAAGCTTTGGGATCCAGTTTCCTGGGGAGAATGGGAAATCCATTAAACTCGGGAGCAGAGGCTGCTTGTGGGGCTTACACGGGGGCGAGAGCTGGATCCCGGCCCACCCCTTACCCTTGTAGCAAAGGTGAGCCCCTTTAATCCAAGTACTGCAAAGTCCTTGAGTGGGGTCAGTGCGGTGCAGTCGTGGGCAGCCCCTTGCTTTGAAACAAGCTGCCCTTGTCCCCGCAGGGTTGGCCTGTCCCTCGCCTGGCTAGTGCCACCCTGGTGCTGGGCTCCTCTTGGTGTCAGGTCCTGGCTGTCTCTGCAGGGACAGTGTCCATGTGTCCCGGGGCTGCTGGTCACACTGGGTGGGTTGTTGGTGTCTCCCTGAGCTTCACAGGTTCCTTGTGTCCTGGGCGGCTGTAGGAGAGCCTGGGACCTGCCTGCTGAGCTGTTCCTCTCTTGCATTCGCAGGCGGGATCCTCGGGGCCCTGTTCAATGCCCTCAATTACTGGTTAACGATGTTCCGGATCAGGTAAGAGCTTGTAGGTGGTTAAGGTGACTGACATGGGTTGGCTGGTGCCTTCTGCACTGCCTCAAAGCAGTGTTCCCAGCCAGAGCAAGGCTGTTGTGATCTCACACATAacgtgggcagcagcagcccctggaaGCTGGGAGGCAAAGATGCCGCGTACCTCTCGCTGTGAGGCTGTGACCCACAGTGTCCCACCGTTGCTCTCACCCTGCTAAGGATTTCCCTTCAGTGACTTGAGGGCCCAAAGAAGTGCAGACCTGACTGTTATGTGCTTCTGAGAAGTAACGAGAGAACAGAGCGAGCTGCTAAAGCCATCACAGCCCAGTCTGGCACAGCCAATACTTGTCACCAGCTTCTCAAACCCCAGGACCAGCCTCATGGTCTCAGGGAGGGATGACCTGTGGCAGCAGAGTGGTGAGGGGCCTGCAGGAGCTTCCAGGGCATCGCTCCTCAGACCTTCACGAGCCGCAGCGTTCTGGGCTTGGCCCTGCGCTGTCCCCCCAGACAGACCGCACCAGCCTTCCCGTGGGCGCTGTGCCCGGCTCCGTGTGGGGGACCTGGGCAAATCCGCTGGAGCTGGGTGGGTGAAGCTGCTCTTGCTGCCGGcctcctgcccccagctccccatGACAGCTTCACCAGAGGACAGAGCGCAGGGCAGCCTGGCAGGGCTCTGGGGAGGGAGTGGAGGCAGCCAGCCTGCCCGTGTGCCCGGCGTGACGTGCCAAACCAGGCTGTGGCTGGTCCTgccagcacccctgggtgccaccCCCACTCCTCCGCTCCCTCACAGGTACATCCACCGGCCGTGCCTCCAGGTGGTCGAGGCCATGCTGGTGGCAGCAGTGACAGCGACCGTGGGGTTCGTCATGATTTACTGCTCGAGAGACTGCCAGCCCATCCAGGGGAGCTCGGTGGCATATCCCCTGCAGGTAGGAAATGCTGGAGAATGCCCCCAAGGGTCGGGTGCACCCTGAGCCTGGGTGGAGGCTGAGCGGGGAGACAAGACCCTGCTGGGTTTTGTGGCACTGGACCTCGCTGGCTCCCCTGCAGTCAATGCCCTCCACCCCGGGCAGAGCTGGAGAGCCAAGCGCGGCGTTGATGTGCTTGCTGCCGAGCTGCCTCCTCGCTGGCACGTGTCCCCCGAGcccacagccctccctgctGCGGGGCACCCCAGATCTGCCACGTCcaactctcttttcttccctctcagcttttctgtgctgACGGCGAGTACAACTCCATGGCCACTGCCTTCTTCAACACACCTGAGAAGAGCGTCGTCAACCTCTTCCATGACCCCCCAGGTCCGTGCACCCGGCGAGCGCGTCCTTGAACATgaacagagcagggctgggctcgCACAAGGTGGCCGACCCATTCCCTGGCCGCTCGTGGGACGGGGCAGGGGATGATCAGCACAGCCCCGTGAGGGCACCATGGGATCCAGCAAAGCCCTGCGCCTGCTCCTTTCCTGCAGTGGTGGAAGGAGGAGGGGTGGGTGCTGCGCCTGGTGGCACCCACACGCTCGGCTAAAGGGCTGTGGGCTCAGGAGCCTGTGGACGAGGACCTGGTTTTGTCCGTGCATGTTTGCAAGCTGTCGCTTTGGCATTGCGTGGGAGCGTGTCTGACCCTCGCTGGCTGGCTGAAACCTGTCCTGGGAACATCCCTGGCTGTTTTCTTAATTAGCAGGGCCTCTTGCCCCAGAATGACTTTACCTTCTGGGCAGGTTGCGGAGGTGGATCTTGGGCTTTGGATTTGCTTGAGAAATGCAGTTTGGCTTCCAGGTTCCAGCTCCCGTTCCCCCTGGACCTGGTGTAACAACGGCGTGCCCTTTGCCTGCTGGCCTGAGCTTCGTGCCCAGCCACACGTGGGCAGTGGGCAGACAGCTCCGAATTTCTAGACCTCAGCCCAGAGGGTGCAGCTTGGCCACCTGAAGCCAAGTGATGACCGTCCTGTGTCTCAGGGCtgctccctgcagtgctgggtccTCCCCGGCTCAGGACCTCGGCACATTGACCTCTCTGTGAAGGAGAGATTGCAAAGTACTCGTTTAAACTAGACTGAGCTGCTCAGCAGTCCTAAAATAGCAGTAGGCTGAGTCCTGGGGACGGCAGGGTCTCGTGATGGCACAGCTCGTGCCGTGGGGCAGCGTGGGACCGGCCGGAGCAGCCGTGGGAGCTGCAGGACAGGAGGGGGTTTGCAGGACATGCTCTGCTGAGTTGATCCCGAAGCTGGCGGTAGGACCCCTGCCAGCACCTCTGTCCTCCCGACCTCGTCCTCCAGTGCTGGTGGTCTCTTGGGGCTTTGCAAAGTTCATCACAGGAGGCTGGGAACCACAGGGCTGGGAGTGGACGGGTCATCGTGGGCcatgagagggagaaaaagcacGTGCTGGGCTCAGTGGGGTGGGAGGGCGTTTGGGATGGTACTGGCTTCTGGCAGGGCGCTTGGGGGGACAGAGACAACCTAAAGAGCTGGTTTGAAAGGCTtgtgctgccagggagggtgTTGGGAGGAAGGTGCAGCTGGTGAGAGGGGCTTTCACTGCTGGGAGAGCATCATGGGGCTGCTGCTGTCCGTTCTCCCACGGCTGCAGCCCATCATGGTGCCCTCTGGGCTGCGGGACCAGCACTGACTCTGCATTCTCTTTCCACCTCAGGTTCCTACAACCCCATGACACTGGGCATGTTCACAATGATGTATTTCTTCCTGGCCTGCTGGACCTACGGCCTCACGGTGTCTGCGGGGGTCTTCATCCCCTCCCTGCTGATCGGTGCTGCCTGGGGGAGGCTCTTCGGCATCTCCCTGTCCTACCTGACCAAGGGCTCGGTGAGTCTCGGGGTGCTGGACAGGGGGAGCTGGGGCACCCAGCCCTCCTCCCTTGCCCCTGGGCAGGCTGGccgggcaggcagcaggcacGGAGCTGGCTAAGAGCGCAGCACAGCCGTCTGGAAAGGTGTGGAGGGCTCCTCATTTGATGTCTTCCTGAGCTGGGTTTGGGCTTTCCCACGTCCTGACggagccctgccagcagc
This window harbors:
- the CLCN7 gene encoding H(+)/Cl(-) exchange transporter 7 — its product is MANVAKKVSWSGRDRDEDDEDERAGETTPLLNGTGPGAAAGGRQLTPSSFLRIGQLSNVDLNEDVRELETELPRQHPNEIPHNEKLLSLKYESLDYDNSENQLFLEEERRINHAAFRTVEIKRWVICAMIGILTGLVACFIDIVVENLAGLKYRVVKGNIDKFTEKGGLSFSLLLWATLNASVVMVGSVIVAFIEPVAAGSGIPQIKCYLNGVKIPHVVRLKTLVIKVCGVILSVVGGLAVGKEGPMIHSGAVIAAGISQGRSTSLKRDFKIFEYFRRDTEKRDFVSAGAAAGVSAAFGAPVGGVLFSLEEGASFWNQFLTWRIFFASMISTFTLNSVLSVYHGNAWDLSSPGLINFGRFDNEKMGYTIQEIPIFIFMGVVGGILGALFNALNYWLTMFRIRYIHRPCLQVVEAMLVAAVTATVGFVMIYCSRDCQPIQGSSVAYPLQLFCADGEYNSMATAFFNTPEKSVVNLFHDPPGSYNPMTLGMFTMMYFFLACWTYGLTVSAGVFIPSLLIGAAWGRLFGISLSYLTKGSIWADPGKYALMGAAAQLGGIVRMTLSLTVIMMEATGNVTYGFPIMLVLMTAKIVGDYFVEGLYDMHIQLQSVPFLHWEAPVTSHSLTAREVMSAPVTCLRRIERVGTVVDILSDTSSNHNGFPVVESNPDATQVAGLRGLILRSQLIVLLKHKVFVERANMSLVQRRLKLKDFRDAYPRFPPIQSIHVSQDERECMIDLSEFMNPSPYTVPQEASLPRVFKLFRALGLRHLVVVDNRNEVVGMVTRKDLARYRLGKEGLEELSLAQT